The genomic window TCGTTTCATTTTGGTTGCCGGGTGCTCGCCATCGGCTTATAAGCCTCCCAATAACAACCGATGGGAGGACGAAGTGGTGGCAGCAACGCTCACGCGCAGGACGGTCCTTGCCGGACTGGGCGCATCATTCGTTCCCCACGTCGTGCGGGCGCAGGCAGAGGGAGTGCGCTGGTCGAGCGGCATCACGAAGCCGCTCTTCGTGCCGCCTGTCGGCAGCGCCGATTGCCATTTCCATACCTATGACAAGTCCTATCCGATCGCGAAGGGCGCGACCTTGCTGCCCGACGACGCATCGCCGGATGATTATCGCGCGTTGCAACATCGGATCGGCACGACGCGAGGTGTGATCATCCAGCCTTCGACCTATGGCACCGACAACCGGTTGCAGATCGCGTCACGACAGGCCCTGGGCGCCGAGAATTTTCGCGTGATCGCAGTGGTCGCCGAGGACGTATCGGATGCCGAGCTGCGACGGCTCGACGAACAGGGTGTCCGCGGCGTCCGCTTCAATCTCGGCTTTCCCGGCGTGCTCTCCGTGAGCTCCCTTCCGTTGCTCGCGCCGCGGCTCGCCGATATCGGCTGGCACTGCCAGATCAACATGCGGCCCAAGCAGATTGAGGACAACGCCGACCTGCTGGCGTCGCTGCCGGGGCGGCTCGTGTTCGATCATTTGGCGCAGGTGCCACAGCCGGCAGGCATCGAGAGCGCCTCTTACAAGATCATTCGCGGCTTGCTCGATCGCGGCAGGACGTGGGTGAAGCTGTCGGGCCCCTATGTCTCGAGCAAGCAGGGCGCGCCTGACTACGCCGACGCTGGCGTTGTTGCGGCAGCCTATGTCAAGGCAGCGCCCGAGCGGCTGGTCTGGGGCAGTGACTGGCCGCATCCGTCCGAGGCCAAGGAGCACAAGCCTGACGATGCGCGCCTGTTCGATCTGTTCGCGCAATGCGCTGGTGACGACGTTGCATTCAAGCGCATCCTGGTCGACAACCCTGCCGAACTCTACGCCTTTCCCAAGGTTACGCCATGACGTTCTTCAGCCCGCCGCGCCGGCTCGAAACCAGTATCTTCACGCGCCTGCCAGATCAGTTCCGAAAGCCGCGGCGAACGACCTGGGCAAATGCCAACCAGGGCGGACGCGAGATCGACTCCTTCCTCGAAGGA from Bradyrhizobium zhanjiangense includes these protein-coding regions:
- a CDS encoding amidohydrolase family protein produces the protein MAATLTRRTVLAGLGASFVPHVVRAQAEGVRWSSGITKPLFVPPVGSADCHFHTYDKSYPIAKGATLLPDDASPDDYRALQHRIGTTRGVIIQPSTYGTDNRLQIASRQALGAENFRVIAVVAEDVSDAELRRLDEQGVRGVRFNLGFPGVLSVSSLPLLAPRLADIGWHCQINMRPKQIEDNADLLASLPGRLVFDHLAQVPQPAGIESASYKIIRGLLDRGRTWVKLSGPYVSSKQGAPDYADAGVVAAAYVKAAPERLVWGSDWPHPSEAKEHKPDDARLFDLFAQCAGDDVAFKRILVDNPAELYAFPKVTP